The Streptomyces sp. CC0208 genome window below encodes:
- a CDS encoding HD domain-containing protein encodes MSAEATNPATPGPVAGPAARWRARIDLRRLGRAALLGPAARDRLPDAIGHVAEAHRAHYPDADLEPLRRAWVLAESSHRGQMRKSGEPYITHPLAVTLILAELGAETTTLTASLLHDTVEDTEVTLDQVGEEFGAEVRFLVDGVTKLEKVDYGAAAEPETFRKMLVATGNDVRVMSIKLADRLHNMRTLGVMRPEKQARIAKVTRDVLIPLAERLGVQALKTELEDLVFAILHPEEYEHTRELIVDNASRADDPLAEIADEVRGVLREAGIQAEVVIRPRHFVSVHRTARKRGRLRGADFGRLLVLVGEDADCYAVLGELHTCMTPVVSEFKDFIAVPKFNLYQSLHTAVARGDGQVVEVLIRTHQMHKVAEAGVVALGNPYASPSDASEEQSGGRGVGADEERVDPTRPGWLSRLLDWQAAAPDADTFWSTLREDLAQDREITVFRPDGGTLGLPEGATCVDAAYAQYGEDAHACLGARVNGRLATLSTVLKDGDTVQLLMGQDPAAEPSKEWLEHAHTPAARIAIQRWIATHPTPPTPEAPEETAGRGGTVGGTADVTAQGANPFRSSVVEPPTADTPDSAGRIVAEPQTHDDQAADRPGAAVALVDQPGATVRLAGCCTPVPPDEITGFAVRGGVVTVHRVECAAVARMKGRKEVDVRWGDTAECRVTLFAESFGRPHLLADLTEAMAGEGAEIVSATVEPPSQQRVRHTYTVQLADAAQLPALMRAMRNVAGVYDVSRAQTPGG; translated from the coding sequence ATGAGTGCGGAGGCGACGAACCCCGCGACCCCAGGTCCGGTAGCAGGCCCGGCCGCCCGTTGGCGGGCGCGGATCGACCTGCGCCGCCTGGGCCGTGCCGCGCTGCTCGGCCCGGCCGCCCGCGACCGGCTGCCCGACGCCATCGGCCACGTCGCCGAGGCCCACCGCGCCCACTATCCCGACGCCGACCTCGAGCCGCTGCGCCGCGCCTGGGTCCTGGCCGAGTCCTCGCACCGCGGCCAGATGCGCAAAAGCGGTGAGCCGTACATCACACACCCGCTCGCCGTGACCCTGATCCTCGCCGAACTCGGCGCCGAGACCACGACCTTGACGGCCTCCCTGCTCCACGACACCGTCGAGGACACCGAGGTGACGCTCGATCAGGTCGGCGAGGAGTTCGGCGCGGAGGTCCGCTTCCTCGTCGACGGCGTCACCAAGCTGGAGAAGGTCGACTACGGCGCCGCCGCCGAGCCCGAGACCTTCCGCAAGATGCTCGTCGCCACCGGCAACGACGTCCGCGTGATGTCGATCAAACTCGCCGACCGGCTGCACAACATGCGCACCCTCGGCGTGATGCGCCCCGAGAAACAGGCCCGCATCGCCAAGGTCACCCGCGACGTCCTCATCCCGCTCGCCGAACGCCTCGGTGTCCAGGCCCTCAAGACCGAACTCGAAGACCTGGTCTTCGCGATCCTCCACCCCGAGGAGTACGAGCACACACGCGAGTTGATCGTCGACAACGCCTCGCGCGCGGACGACCCGCTCGCCGAGATCGCCGACGAGGTGCGGGGAGTACTGCGCGAGGCCGGGATCCAGGCCGAAGTCGTCATCCGGCCACGCCACTTCGTCTCCGTGCACCGGACGGCCCGCAAGCGCGGCAGACTGCGCGGCGCGGACTTCGGCCGCCTGCTGGTCCTGGTCGGCGAGGACGCCGACTGCTACGCCGTCCTGGGCGAACTGCACACCTGTATGACGCCGGTCGTCTCGGAGTTCAAGGACTTCATCGCCGTACCGAAGTTCAACCTGTACCAGTCGCTGCACACCGCGGTGGCACGCGGCGACGGCCAGGTCGTCGAGGTCCTGATCCGCACGCACCAGATGCACAAGGTCGCCGAGGCCGGCGTGGTAGCGCTGGGCAATCCGTACGCCTCGCCATCGGACGCGTCGGAGGAGCAGAGCGGGGGCCGCGGGGTCGGCGCCGACGAGGAGCGGGTGGACCCCACCCGGCCCGGCTGGCTCTCCCGCCTCCTCGACTGGCAGGCGGCCGCGCCCGACGCCGACACCTTCTGGTCCACCCTGCGCGAGGACCTCGCCCAGGACCGCGAGATCACCGTCTTCCGGCCCGACGGCGGCACCCTGGGCCTGCCCGAGGGGGCGACCTGTGTGGACGCCGCGTACGCGCAGTACGGCGAGGACGCGCACGCGTGCCTGGGCGCTCGTGTCAACGGCCGCCTGGCGACCCTGAGCACGGTCCTGAAGGACGGCGACACCGTTCAGCTCCTCATGGGCCAGGACCCCGCCGCCGAACCCTCCAAGGAGTGGCTGGAGCACGCGCACACGCCCGCCGCCCGGATCGCCATCCAACGGTGGATCGCGACGCATCCGACGCCTCCGACGCCCGAGGCGCCGGAGGAGACCGCGGGGCGGGGCGGGACGGTCGGCGGGACGGCCGACGTCACGGCTCAGGGTGCGAACCCGTTCCGGTCCTCCGTCGTGGAGCCGCCGACTGCCGACACGCCCGACAGCGCGGGTCGGATCGTCGCCGAGCCGCAGACCCACGACGACCAGGCCGCCGACCGTCCGGGCGCAGCGGTCGCCCTCGTCGACCAGCCCGGCGCGACCGTACGGCTGGCCGGCTGCTGCACGCCCGTACCGCCCGACGAGATCACCGGCTTCGCCGTGCGCGGGGGAGTGGTCACGGTGCACCGCGTCGAGTGCGCCGCGGTGGCCCGGATGAAGGGGCGCAAGGAGGTCGACGTGCGCTGGGGAGACACCGCCGAGTGCCGGGTCACGCTGTTCGCGGAATCGTTCGGCCGCCCGCACCTCCTCGCCGACCTCACCGAGGCCATGGCCGGCGAGGGCGCCGAAATCGTCTCCGCGACCGTCGAACCCCCCAGCCAGCAGCGGGTTCGCCACACGTACACGGTCCAACTGGCGGACGCAGCCCAGCTCCCCGCCCTGATGAGGGCGATGCGGAACGTGGCGGGCGTCTATGACGTGAGCAGGGCGCAGACGCCTGGGGGCTGA